One part of the Acidobacteriota bacterium genome encodes these proteins:
- a CDS encoding LysR family transcriptional regulator: MKTNGPYRIPPANALMAFDSAARHANFTLAARELGTSQAAVSRQIAKLETWLSARLFERSRAGATLTDAGKRFHSGVAAGLAAIHDGATEAAELSQTQQVVIACSHDASHFFLMPHYDTLRRLLGKDVRIRILTYHPSVGRLVSDPSVDIVLTWNAADADPAHDAIGIREAVRPVCSRTYASTHAQILAGPVAGWSGLTFLDLVGFNEGWATWEDWFAVAGNPNGTPRRVEFDYYTYVLEAAAAGHGIALAWRHQIRRSIQSGSLVALGKGFVETGNRFFGALTEKGRRKPIARTCLALLNRPE, translated from the coding sequence ATGAAGACGAACGGCCCCTACAGAATCCCTCCCGCAAACGCGCTGATGGCCTTCGACAGCGCTGCGCGTCACGCCAATTTCACCTTGGCGGCGCGCGAGCTCGGCACCTCGCAGGCCGCCGTGAGCCGCCAGATTGCCAAGCTGGAGACCTGGCTGTCGGCGCGCCTGTTTGAGCGCTCGCGCGCCGGGGCGACCTTGACCGACGCCGGAAAACGCTTCCACAGCGGCGTGGCAGCCGGTCTGGCGGCCATTCACGACGGCGCCACCGAGGCGGCCGAGCTGTCCCAGACCCAACAGGTCGTCATTGCCTGCTCGCACGACGCATCCCACTTCTTCCTCATGCCGCACTACGACACCCTTCGGCGGTTACTCGGGAAAGACGTGCGAATCCGCATCCTCACGTACCATCCATCCGTTGGGAGGCTCGTGTCCGACCCTTCAGTCGACATCGTGCTGACCTGGAATGCGGCGGACGCAGACCCCGCGCACGACGCGATTGGAATCAGGGAAGCAGTCCGACCCGTCTGCTCGCGCACCTACGCCTCCACCCACGCGCAGATCCTCGCCGGGCCCGTTGCCGGCTGGAGTGGGCTGACGTTCCTCGACCTGGTGGGATTCAACGAGGGCTGGGCGACCTGGGAGGACTGGTTCGCGGTCGCCGGGAACCCGAACGGGACGCCGCGCCGCGTAGAATTCGACTACTACACCTACGTGCTCGAAGCGGCCGCCGCGGGACATGGCATCGCGCTGGCCTGGCGGCATCAGATAAGGCGGTCAATCCAGAGCGGCTCATTGGTCGCGCTCGGCAAGGGGTTCGTCGAAACCGGGAACCGTTTCTTCGGGGCACTCACGGAGAAGGGTCGCCGCAAGCCAATCGCGCGCACCTGCCTCGCGCTCCTGAACCGGCCGGAATAG
- a CDS encoding zinc-binding alcohol dehydrogenase, which produces MAVTGTARQFVVSHPGHGKIVRVDLPPRQEDAVLVRARYSGISRGTETLVFRGAVPPSQYEAMRAPFQQGDYPGPVTSGYSSVGVVEEGPETLAGRTVFSLYPHQDRYLVPAAAVHPVPDDVPAERAVLAANMETAVNIAWDAAPVVGSRIVVIGGGVVGLLAAARCRDVAATSVTVVDPNRSRESVADALGLQWRPDPPPAATADLVIHASGAPGGLRAALDVAAMEGTIVEASWYGAREVTLPLGEAFHVRRLTIRSSQVGRVPPRRAAEWTRERRLRFALSLLADGRFDALITHESPFEEVPRVMARLSAAPDDTLCHRIRYGNGA; this is translated from the coding sequence ATGGCCGTCACCGGCACCGCCCGGCAGTTCGTGGTCAGCCACCCGGGCCATGGGAAGATTGTGCGCGTCGATCTGCCGCCGAGGCAAGAAGACGCGGTGCTGGTCCGCGCGCGCTACAGCGGGATCAGCCGCGGCACGGAGACGCTGGTCTTTCGGGGCGCCGTGCCGCCGTCGCAGTACGAGGCCATGCGCGCGCCGTTTCAGCAGGGGGACTATCCGGGGCCGGTGACGTCCGGCTACAGCAGTGTCGGCGTCGTGGAGGAGGGGCCGGAGACGCTGGCGGGGCGCACGGTGTTCTCCCTGTATCCGCACCAGGATCGCTACCTCGTGCCGGCGGCCGCCGTCCATCCGGTGCCGGATGACGTGCCGGCCGAGCGCGCCGTGCTCGCCGCCAACATGGAGACGGCGGTCAACATCGCCTGGGACGCGGCTCCGGTGGTGGGCAGCCGGATCGTCGTGATTGGCGGCGGCGTGGTCGGCCTGCTTGCCGCCGCGCGCTGCCGGGACGTCGCGGCGACGTCGGTGACGGTGGTCGATCCGAACCGGTCCCGCGAGTCGGTCGCCGATGCGCTGGGTCTGCAGTGGCGTCCGGATCCGCCGCCGGCGGCGACGGCGGATCTCGTGATCCACGCAAGCGGCGCACCGGGGGGCCTACGGGCGGCGCTCGACGTGGCGGCGATGGAAGGGACCATTGTCGAGGCAAGCTGGTACGGGGCGCGCGAGGTGACGCTTCCGCTCGGCGAGGCGTTTCACGTGCGGCGTCTGACGATCCGGAGCAGCCAGGTGGGACGCGTCCCGCCGCGTCGCGCCGCCGAGTGGACGCGCGAACGGCGCCTGCGATTCGCCCTCTCGCTCCTTGCCGACGGTCGATTCGATGCGCTCATCACCCACGAGAGTCCCTTCGAGGAAGTGCCGCGCGTCATGGCGAGGCTGAGCGCCGCGCCGGATGATACGCTCTGCCACCGCATCCGCTACGGCAACGGCGCCTGA
- a CDS encoding CDP-alcohol phosphatidyltransferase family protein, producing the protein MEPRPRVVQKAPRQSSSLRRAGEDLLTGLAPLLAGALGVWYAFGLPLIYFADVLGLYGLLAGLLVYTLPTRLPLPGIGPANRVTLFRATLLLPVCALALHSSLAEANVRWWIIVVGTIVMVLDAVDGQVARRSGGSTRFGARFDMELDAFLLLALSVLVWRSGQTGPWVILIGLLRYLFVAAGWIWRDLTGELPESYRRKTVCVVQGVVLLTCLGPIIPATMAATIAALALALLIWSFGVDVRWLRTASRRLAVIAAVFVATGCGPAWLSNETRLTVDELTERAEQGDNGALFDLGTRFHAADGVQRDNITAYMWYALAEEFLTTEERYEAARMQLVLDPDMFRHEIDEAHRLARLWKAEYRPAAR; encoded by the coding sequence ATGGAGCCGAGGCCGCGCGTAGTCCAGAAGGCGCCCCGTCAGTCCAGCAGCCTCCGCCGGGCCGGCGAAGACCTCCTGACCGGGCTGGCGCCGCTCCTGGCGGGCGCCCTTGGCGTCTGGTACGCGTTCGGGCTCCCGCTGATCTACTTCGCCGACGTCCTGGGACTGTACGGGCTGCTGGCGGGCCTGCTGGTCTATACGCTGCCGACCCGCCTGCCGCTCCCGGGCATTGGCCCCGCCAACCGCGTCACCCTGTTCCGCGCAACCCTGCTTCTGCCGGTCTGCGCCCTGGCGCTCCACTCATCGTTAGCGGAGGCCAACGTCCGCTGGTGGATCATCGTCGTCGGCACCATCGTCATGGTGCTGGACGCGGTCGACGGCCAGGTGGCTCGCCGGAGCGGCGGGAGCACCCGGTTCGGCGCCCGCTTCGACATGGAGCTGGACGCCTTCCTACTGCTGGCGCTTTCCGTACTGGTCTGGCGGTCCGGCCAGACAGGTCCCTGGGTGATCCTGATCGGTCTGCTCCGGTACCTCTTCGTCGCGGCCGGCTGGATCTGGCGCGACCTGACAGGGGAGCTCCCCGAAAGCTACCGGCGCAAAACGGTATGCGTAGTGCAGGGTGTGGTCCTCCTGACCTGTCTGGGCCCGATCATCCCGGCCACCATGGCCGCAACGATTGCCGCCCTCGCGCTCGCCCTGTTGATCTGGTCGTTCGGCGTCGATGTCCGTTGGCTCCGGACGGCTTCTCGTCGCCTGGCCGTCATTGCCGCCGTCTTCGTCGCCACCGGCTGCGGCCCCGCATGGCTCTCGAACGAGACGCGGCTGACCGTCGACGAACTGACGGAGCGCGCCGAACAAGGCGACAACGGTGCGCTGTTCGATCTCGGGACGCGTTTTCACGCCGCGGACGGCGTGCAGCGCGACAACATCACGGCCTACATGTGGTACGCGCTCGCCGAGGAATTCCTGACGACGGAGGAGCGCTACGAGGCGGCACGCATGCAGCTTGTGCTTGACCCCGACATGTTCCGGCACGAGATCGACGAGGCGCACCGGCTCGCCCGGCTGTGGAAGGCGGAGTATCGGCCAGCGGCGCGCTGA
- a CDS encoding ABC transporter permease: MAVFGKEEPSACAKSAGGCEGSVMSTQTTYRLAPGASRGWLKHFELSWRALWRTPSFTVPAVVTIALGIGAATAVFSLVYAILLRPFPYPDADRLVRVFTVAESEQGAERNSSLLDIEEYNRRSSLLENIGGYTVFDSQIEGDGSAEAVVIAQLNQEAMHAVGVQPVLGRLFTAEEDRKGGPVNKALLGFGLWQRRYGGAPDALGKMIRLPLGEFEVVGVMPAGYGYPDRATLWLTMESWYALGLESYREKQRDQRWYPTVARLAQGASLQQAQDEMGAVARQLATEFPTTNQDVGVRLVPLRDAEVGEVRPYLMLLIGGVSLVLLICLVNVANLLLARALTQRKQYVLQAALGAGRFELTKGLLAESLLLASVGGVGGAVIAWVAVRAFQTLLPDSLPMWMRIAVDPQVLAFCFAATVISGLALGIAPAVMGSRVNLTEALKDGTRGSSGGSWRRSALVVTEVAASLLLLLGAGLLMKTFVQMQNADHGFEAENLIVANVRNNLLTQQAERAERAATLAAYHGRVLAQLHAIPGVDSVAVTNSLPYAGGELRHGRLRVQGRAEEETQFLLPTAGADVSWDYFEAMRIPLVAGRFFERTDASDNAPVVIVNEVGARALFGERNPIGQMVQWGDTVGPANPYCRVVGVVGDVKHGGAERDAIELYYPFTQWPVGGGYYVLRTQLDQAGISRAIRAVVSREDQNAAIVSIRSMTERIDGALWQRRLWGVLFSVFAALALLLASVGLYGLLSYSVSVRARDLGIRLALGATPAGVRAMVVRRGMALVLLGLGIGLVLSVGAPRTIAHLLVDVAVFDWTIYASVAGCLAAAGLLASLWPAVRASRLDPAQSLRSE, encoded by the coding sequence ATGGCCGTGTTCGGCAAGGAAGAACCTAGTGCCTGCGCCAAGAGCGCAGGCGGATGCGAGGGAAGCGTGATGTCAACGCAAACGACGTATCGGCTCGCGCCGGGTGCCTCACGAGGTTGGCTCAAGCACTTTGAGCTGTCGTGGCGAGCATTGTGGCGCACGCCCTCGTTCACCGTTCCCGCCGTGGTGACGATCGCCCTGGGGATTGGGGCTGCGACGGCGGTGTTCAGCCTGGTCTACGCGATACTCCTCCGTCCATTTCCTTATCCGGACGCGGACCGCCTGGTGCGAGTGTTCACCGTAGCGGAGAGCGAGCAGGGGGCGGAGAGGAACTCCTCGCTGCTCGATATCGAAGAGTACAACCGACGTTCGAGTCTTCTGGAGAACATCGGCGGGTACACCGTTTTCGATTCGCAGATCGAGGGCGACGGTTCGGCGGAGGCCGTCGTCATCGCGCAGTTGAACCAGGAGGCCATGCACGCGGTGGGAGTGCAACCCGTACTGGGGCGGCTCTTCACCGCGGAGGAAGACCGCAAGGGCGGACCGGTGAACAAGGCGCTGCTCGGCTTTGGGCTGTGGCAACGTCGTTACGGCGGTGCGCCCGACGCGCTGGGGAAGATGATCCGGCTGCCCCTGGGCGAGTTCGAAGTGGTCGGGGTGATGCCCGCGGGATACGGGTACCCGGACCGGGCGACGCTGTGGCTCACGATGGAGAGCTGGTACGCGCTGGGGCTGGAGAGCTATCGCGAGAAGCAACGCGATCAGCGTTGGTACCCGACCGTGGCGCGCCTCGCGCAAGGAGCATCCCTCCAGCAGGCGCAGGACGAGATGGGCGCTGTGGCCCGGCAGCTCGCGACGGAATTTCCCACCACCAACCAGGACGTCGGTGTTCGTCTTGTGCCTCTGCGCGACGCCGAGGTGGGCGAGGTGCGCCCTTACCTGATGTTGTTGATCGGCGGCGTGTCGTTGGTTCTGCTGATCTGCCTCGTCAACGTTGCGAATCTGCTGCTCGCACGAGCCCTCACGCAGCGCAAGCAGTACGTGCTGCAAGCGGCGCTGGGGGCGGGGCGGTTCGAGCTGACGAAGGGACTCCTGGCCGAGAGCCTGCTGCTCGCCTCGGTCGGCGGGGTCGGCGGGGCTGTCATTGCGTGGGTGGCCGTCCGCGCGTTCCAGACCCTGCTTCCCGACTCGCTGCCCATGTGGATGCGCATCGCGGTTGACCCGCAGGTGCTGGCATTCTGCTTCGCGGCGACGGTGATCAGCGGGTTGGCGCTCGGGATCGCGCCTGCGGTAATGGGTTCGCGAGTCAACCTGACCGAGGCGCTGAAGGACGGGACGCGAGGGAGTTCGGGCGGTTCATGGCGGCGGTCCGCGCTCGTCGTGACGGAAGTGGCCGCCTCGCTGCTGCTGTTGCTGGGGGCGGGACTCTTGATGAAGACGTTCGTGCAAATGCAGAACGCGGATCACGGTTTCGAGGCCGAGAATCTCATCGTGGCGAACGTTCGCAACAATCTGTTGACGCAACAGGCGGAGCGCGCGGAACGAGCGGCGACGCTCGCGGCGTATCACGGGCGTGTGCTGGCGCAACTGCACGCCATACCCGGAGTCGACAGCGTGGCGGTCACCAACTCGCTCCCCTACGCGGGCGGGGAGTTGCGGCACGGGCGGCTTCGGGTCCAAGGCCGAGCGGAGGAGGAAACGCAGTTTCTGCTGCCAACGGCCGGAGCTGATGTCTCGTGGGACTACTTCGAAGCGATGCGGATTCCCCTGGTGGCAGGCCGGTTCTTCGAACGCACCGACGCGAGCGACAATGCTCCGGTGGTCATCGTCAACGAAGTCGGAGCAAGAGCGCTCTTTGGCGAGCGGAACCCGATCGGGCAGATGGTGCAGTGGGGAGACACGGTGGGGCCGGCGAACCCGTACTGCCGCGTCGTCGGAGTGGTGGGTGACGTCAAACATGGGGGCGCGGAGCGTGACGCAATCGAGCTGTACTACCCCTTCACGCAATGGCCGGTGGGCGGCGGCTACTACGTCCTGCGCACGCAACTGGATCAAGCCGGGATATCAAGGGCCATTCGAGCCGTGGTCTCAAGGGAGGACCAGAACGCGGCCATTGTTTCCATCCGGAGCATGACGGAACGCATCGACGGCGCGCTGTGGCAGCGCCGGCTATGGGGCGTTCTGTTCTCGGTGTTTGCGGCGTTGGCACTGCTGCTGGCCAGCGTCGGGCTGTACGGATTGCTGAGCTACTCCGTTTCGGTGCGCGCGCGGGACCTCGGGATCCGGTTGGCGCTCGGGGCAACACCAGCGGGCGTACGGGCCATGGTCGTTCGACGCGGAATGGCGTTGGTCCTGCTCGGACTCGGCATCGGGCTGGTGCTTTCGGTGGGAGCTCCCCGAACGATCGCGCACTTGCTGGTCGATGTTGCGGTGTTTGACTGGACTATCTACGCCTCGGTGGCCGGCTGTCTGGCCGCAGCCGGACTCCTGGCATCGCTATGGCCCGCCGTCCGCGCTTCGCGGCTCGACCCCGCACAGTCACTGAGGAGCGAATAG